The following proteins come from a genomic window of Amphiura filiformis chromosome 16, Afil_fr2py, whole genome shotgun sequence:
- the LOC140135807 gene encoding low-density lipoprotein receptor-related protein 12-like isoform X1 encodes MEQIEQKILLFFAAVSLLFQLPVVQSDRTCGTSDRHGPDGEITSPNYPDNYPPLVACKWHIKPGPDEVVTISFKFFDIEESNGCTSDSLEISDGGSKSTGLLCGNQLPQPYISAKGVSVTVRFRSDLLVLRHGFLLEYITGEEPATRLCDQDSEFRCSNGKCIPINWTCNGMDECGDGTDESNFVCHAETTQRLPPITNPGTVTTKHPPPSGMTTEYPCPTHTFYCISAETQQPTCFPEIQKCDGHKDCATGEDEAYCETVCNHLLQTPSNSGYFFSPNYPNHYDANLDCYWIITVTDGNVIQLRFKDFDLEYGYSTDYVSVYDGEGTFTHVHSQDKIGTYYGSGFSPKNPHGPPVVIESSGNRMTVNLHTDGKANDKGFNATYQTKGDCIEGQQLCSADDQNCFNENEKCDGIFTCLKGNDELGCGSCREDQIPCNIEESSSNCYSTKNRCNGERQCPNKEDELNCPPELCNTAKGLFLCTNKQCIQENWMCDGSSDCSDDSDELNCRMSTNVITAATVGSIICGLLLVAALSCTCKLYQLRVVDRHPPTHISPLREIEDELMRREAPPSYTATISSPHFDQAQRAFIEGIQAAVIARQDTNSTTNRERQQPRPRSALMRMLSNEGLPETAGLPNQNDASTVPNEDDANPNAGLGSEENAIEEAPSQTDRGNADGESTTESMQIINTESNDIQMPVISSSSTPCVEPSPVVGTASVDTATSEAPRAPPSESNSCCTSDTDSDTNQEAFEIEQREQNIIRAAANIRRMRLAGGLQNVIEEAQRNGGRSPPVDEQNENTNNSSHESEDNDDAPLDLETSPSDSMALQPTNQEEPTPSESATQNAETDSKDTSETREVNEVEEPLMVASNMQICDDDVPLLLSQPSMELTNVNESEA; translated from the exons TTTCCTTACTCTTCCAACTCCCAGTGGTGCAAAGTGACA GAACTTGTGGAACTTCTGATCGGCATGGACCAGATGGTGAAATAACAAGTCCCAATTATCCAGATAATTATCCACCACTCGTAGCATGTAAATGGCATATAAAACCTGGACCTGATGAGGTAGTTACTATAAG TTTTAAATTTTTCGACATTGAAGAAAGTAATGGATGCACCAGCGACTCGCTGGAAATCAGCGATGGGGGATCCAAATCTACAGGTCTGTTATGTGGCAACCAGCTACCTCAGCCATACATATCAGCAAAGGGCGTCTCAGTGACTGTGAGGTTTAGATCTGACTTACTTGTATTACGTCATGGCTTCCTTCTAGAGTACATTACAG GTGAAGAGCCAGCCACAAGACTATGTGACCAAGATTCAGAATTTCGATGCAGCAATGGCAAATGTATTCCAATCAACTGGACATGTAATGGCATGGATGAATGTGGAGATGGGACGGATGAAAGTAACTTTGTCTGCCATGCAG AAACTACACAACGGTTGCCACCTATAACCAACCCAGGCACCGTCACAACCAAGCACCCACCTCCCAGCGGAATGACCACAGAGTACCCATGTCCGACACATACATTCTACTGTATATCCGCCGAAACACAGCAACCGACATGCTTTCCGGAAATCCAAAAATGTGACGGACACAAAGACTGTGCCACGGGCGAGGACGAGGCCTATTGTGAAACTGTCTGCAACCATCTGCTGCAGACTCCAAGTAACTCTGGGTACTTTTTCTCGCCCAATTATCCAAATCACTACGATGCAAATCTGGACTGTTATTGGATTATCACGGTGACTGATGGCAACGTTATACAGTTGCGATTCAAAGATTTTGATTTGGAGTATGGGTACAGTACGGACTATGTGAGTGTGTACGACGGTGAGGGTACATTTACG CATGTACATTCACAGGATAAAATTGGCACTTATTATGGCTCCGGCTTTTCACCCAAGAATCCTCATGGTCCACCCGTCGTCATTGAGTCTTCTGGTAATCGTATGACAGTCAACCTGCACACAGACGGCAAGGCTAATGACAAAGGATTTAATGCTACTTACCAGACGAAAG GTGACTGTATAGAAGGCCAACAGCTCTGCAGTGCTGATGATCAGAATTGCTTCAATGAGAATGAAAAatgtgatggtatattcacatgCTTGAAAGGCAACGATGAACTAGGGTGCG GTAGTTGTCGTGAGGACCAAATCCCCTGCAACATTGAAGAATCCTCAAGCAACTGCTACTCAACAAAAAACCGATGCAATGGTGAACGCCAGTGCCCCAACAAAGAAGACGAGTTAAACTGTCCGCCAGAACTGTGCAATACAGCCAAGGGGTTATTCCTCTGTACTAATAAACAGTGTATTCAAGAGAACTGGATGTGTGATGGGTCGTCGGACTGTTCGGATGATAGCGACGAATTGAACTGCC GAATGTCTACCAATGTAATCACTGCAGCAACAGTAGGGTCTATCATCTGTGGACTCCTTCTAGTAGCAGCTCTAAGCTGTACATGCAAACTCTACCAACTGCGTGTCGTAGATAGGCATCCACCAACGCACATCTCACCACTCCGGGAAATAGAAGACGAACTAATGCGCCGTGAAGCGCCACCATCGTACACAGCCACAATATCATCTCCTCACTTTGATCAAGCTCAGAGAGCGTTTATTGAAGGTATTCAAGCAGCTGTAATAGCAAGACAAGACACAAATAGTACAACGAACAGAGAAAGGCAACAACCTCGTCCCAGGAGTGCTTTAATGCGAATGTTATCAAACGAAGGGTTGCCCGAAACAGCTGGATTGCCAAACCAAAATGATGCAAGTACAGTACCAAATGAAGATGATGCCAATCCAAATGCAGGTCTTGGGAGTGAGGAGAATGCGATTGAAGAAGCTCCCTCACAAACTGATAGAGGTAATGCCGATGGTGAAAGTACGACTGAATCTATGCAAATTATAAACACTGAAAGTAATGACATACAAATGCCTGTTATAAGTAGTAGTAGCACTCCATGTGTAGAACCAAGTCCTGTTGTTGGCACAGCATCTGTTGACACAGCGACCAGTGAAGCACCTAGAGCGCCCCCATCCGAATCAAACAGCTGCTGTACAAGTGACACAGACTCGGACACAAATCAAGAAGCGTTTGAAATAGAGCAGCGAGAGCAAAATATTATACGTGCGGCGGCAAACATACGGCGCATGCGGTTAGCCGGTGGGTTGCAAAATGTGATAGAGGAAGCGCAAAGAAATGGTGGTAGGAGTCCACCGGTAGATGAACAGAATGAAAACACTAATAATTCATCTCATGAAAGTGAGGACAATGATGATGCACCACTTGATCTAGAAACATCACCTTCGGATTCAATGGCGCTACAACCAACCAATCAGGAAGAACCTACACCTTCAGAATCAGCCACTCAGAATGCTGAAACTGATTCAAAAGACACTAGCGAAACGAGAGAGGTTAATGAAGTGGAAGAGCCTCTGATGGTAGcatcaaatatgcaaatttgcgATGATGATGTTCCTCTTCTTCTATCTCAGCCTAGTATGGAATTAACTAATGTTAACGAATCAGAAGCATAA
- the LOC140135807 gene encoding low-density lipoprotein receptor-related protein 12-like isoform X2, which produces MEQIEQKILLFFAAVSLLFQLPVVQSDRTCGTSDRHGPDGEITSPNYPDNYPPLVACKWHIKPGPDEVVTISFKFFDIEESNGCTSDSLEISDGGSKSTGLLCGNQLPQPYISAKGVSVTVRFRSDLLVLRHGFLLEYITGEEPATRLCDQDSEFRCSNGKCIPINWTCNGMDECGDGTDESNFVCHAETTQRLPPITNPGTVTTKHPPPSGMTTEYPCPTHTFYCISAETQQPTCFPEIQKCDGHKDCATGEDEAYCETVCNHLLQTPSNSGYFFSPNYPNHYDANLDCYWIITVTDGNVIQLRFKDFDLEYGYSTDYVSVYDGEGTFTDKIGTYYGSGFSPKNPHGPPVVIESSGNRMTVNLHTDGKANDKGFNATYQTKGDCIEGQQLCSADDQNCFNENEKCDGIFTCLKGNDELGCGSCREDQIPCNIEESSSNCYSTKNRCNGERQCPNKEDELNCPPELCNTAKGLFLCTNKQCIQENWMCDGSSDCSDDSDELNCRMSTNVITAATVGSIICGLLLVAALSCTCKLYQLRVVDRHPPTHISPLREIEDELMRREAPPSYTATISSPHFDQAQRAFIEGIQAAVIARQDTNSTTNRERQQPRPRSALMRMLSNEGLPETAGLPNQNDASTVPNEDDANPNAGLGSEENAIEEAPSQTDRGNADGESTTESMQIINTESNDIQMPVISSSSTPCVEPSPVVGTASVDTATSEAPRAPPSESNSCCTSDTDSDTNQEAFEIEQREQNIIRAAANIRRMRLAGGLQNVIEEAQRNGGRSPPVDEQNENTNNSSHESEDNDDAPLDLETSPSDSMALQPTNQEEPTPSESATQNAETDSKDTSETREVNEVEEPLMVASNMQICDDDVPLLLSQPSMELTNVNESEA; this is translated from the exons TTTCCTTACTCTTCCAACTCCCAGTGGTGCAAAGTGACA GAACTTGTGGAACTTCTGATCGGCATGGACCAGATGGTGAAATAACAAGTCCCAATTATCCAGATAATTATCCACCACTCGTAGCATGTAAATGGCATATAAAACCTGGACCTGATGAGGTAGTTACTATAAG TTTTAAATTTTTCGACATTGAAGAAAGTAATGGATGCACCAGCGACTCGCTGGAAATCAGCGATGGGGGATCCAAATCTACAGGTCTGTTATGTGGCAACCAGCTACCTCAGCCATACATATCAGCAAAGGGCGTCTCAGTGACTGTGAGGTTTAGATCTGACTTACTTGTATTACGTCATGGCTTCCTTCTAGAGTACATTACAG GTGAAGAGCCAGCCACAAGACTATGTGACCAAGATTCAGAATTTCGATGCAGCAATGGCAAATGTATTCCAATCAACTGGACATGTAATGGCATGGATGAATGTGGAGATGGGACGGATGAAAGTAACTTTGTCTGCCATGCAG AAACTACACAACGGTTGCCACCTATAACCAACCCAGGCACCGTCACAACCAAGCACCCACCTCCCAGCGGAATGACCACAGAGTACCCATGTCCGACACATACATTCTACTGTATATCCGCCGAAACACAGCAACCGACATGCTTTCCGGAAATCCAAAAATGTGACGGACACAAAGACTGTGCCACGGGCGAGGACGAGGCCTATTGTGAAACTGTCTGCAACCATCTGCTGCAGACTCCAAGTAACTCTGGGTACTTTTTCTCGCCCAATTATCCAAATCACTACGATGCAAATCTGGACTGTTATTGGATTATCACGGTGACTGATGGCAACGTTATACAGTTGCGATTCAAAGATTTTGATTTGGAGTATGGGTACAGTACGGACTATGTGAGTGTGTACGACGGTGAGGGTACATTTACG GATAAAATTGGCACTTATTATGGCTCCGGCTTTTCACCCAAGAATCCTCATGGTCCACCCGTCGTCATTGAGTCTTCTGGTAATCGTATGACAGTCAACCTGCACACAGACGGCAAGGCTAATGACAAAGGATTTAATGCTACTTACCAGACGAAAG GTGACTGTATAGAAGGCCAACAGCTCTGCAGTGCTGATGATCAGAATTGCTTCAATGAGAATGAAAAatgtgatggtatattcacatgCTTGAAAGGCAACGATGAACTAGGGTGCG GTAGTTGTCGTGAGGACCAAATCCCCTGCAACATTGAAGAATCCTCAAGCAACTGCTACTCAACAAAAAACCGATGCAATGGTGAACGCCAGTGCCCCAACAAAGAAGACGAGTTAAACTGTCCGCCAGAACTGTGCAATACAGCCAAGGGGTTATTCCTCTGTACTAATAAACAGTGTATTCAAGAGAACTGGATGTGTGATGGGTCGTCGGACTGTTCGGATGATAGCGACGAATTGAACTGCC GAATGTCTACCAATGTAATCACTGCAGCAACAGTAGGGTCTATCATCTGTGGACTCCTTCTAGTAGCAGCTCTAAGCTGTACATGCAAACTCTACCAACTGCGTGTCGTAGATAGGCATCCACCAACGCACATCTCACCACTCCGGGAAATAGAAGACGAACTAATGCGCCGTGAAGCGCCACCATCGTACACAGCCACAATATCATCTCCTCACTTTGATCAAGCTCAGAGAGCGTTTATTGAAGGTATTCAAGCAGCTGTAATAGCAAGACAAGACACAAATAGTACAACGAACAGAGAAAGGCAACAACCTCGTCCCAGGAGTGCTTTAATGCGAATGTTATCAAACGAAGGGTTGCCCGAAACAGCTGGATTGCCAAACCAAAATGATGCAAGTACAGTACCAAATGAAGATGATGCCAATCCAAATGCAGGTCTTGGGAGTGAGGAGAATGCGATTGAAGAAGCTCCCTCACAAACTGATAGAGGTAATGCCGATGGTGAAAGTACGACTGAATCTATGCAAATTATAAACACTGAAAGTAATGACATACAAATGCCTGTTATAAGTAGTAGTAGCACTCCATGTGTAGAACCAAGTCCTGTTGTTGGCACAGCATCTGTTGACACAGCGACCAGTGAAGCACCTAGAGCGCCCCCATCCGAATCAAACAGCTGCTGTACAAGTGACACAGACTCGGACACAAATCAAGAAGCGTTTGAAATAGAGCAGCGAGAGCAAAATATTATACGTGCGGCGGCAAACATACGGCGCATGCGGTTAGCCGGTGGGTTGCAAAATGTGATAGAGGAAGCGCAAAGAAATGGTGGTAGGAGTCCACCGGTAGATGAACAGAATGAAAACACTAATAATTCATCTCATGAAAGTGAGGACAATGATGATGCACCACTTGATCTAGAAACATCACCTTCGGATTCAATGGCGCTACAACCAACCAATCAGGAAGAACCTACACCTTCAGAATCAGCCACTCAGAATGCTGAAACTGATTCAAAAGACACTAGCGAAACGAGAGAGGTTAATGAAGTGGAAGAGCCTCTGATGGTAGcatcaaatatgcaaatttgcgATGATGATGTTCCTCTTCTTCTATCTCAGCCTAGTATGGAATTAACTAATGTTAACGAATCAGAAGCATAA